One genomic region from Nocardia vinacea encodes:
- a CDS encoding pentapeptide repeat-containing protein — protein sequence MPNELEDLPYARYLTPLESDLEPEGDYDCVHITGDDIDDIEAGNSRFSETVFTSFAINRGSLRFSRFTDVWQRNVRWVGTDLSDTSWQDVELIAGALSGVDAGGANLRRVRFEGCKFDSVNFRKAKLREVQFVDCVLRHTDFGDAELTKVTFPGTTVEGLLINRARLQQVDLRGAAHLSVAEGLDALRGATITPLQLLDLAPEFAKAIGLTVRD from the coding sequence GTGCCCAACGAACTCGAGGATCTGCCCTACGCGCGCTATCTCACGCCGCTGGAGAGCGATCTCGAACCCGAGGGCGACTACGACTGTGTGCACATCACCGGCGACGACATCGATGACATCGAGGCAGGCAATTCCAGGTTCTCCGAAACCGTCTTCACCTCGTTCGCGATCAACCGCGGCAGCCTCCGGTTCTCCCGCTTCACCGATGTCTGGCAGCGCAATGTGCGCTGGGTCGGCACCGACCTGTCCGATACCTCCTGGCAGGACGTCGAATTGATCGCCGGTGCGCTGTCGGGCGTCGATGCGGGCGGTGCCAACTTGCGTCGAGTGCGCTTCGAGGGCTGCAAATTCGACTCCGTGAACTTCCGCAAGGCCAAACTGCGTGAGGTGCAATTCGTCGATTGCGTGCTGCGCCACACCGACTTCGGTGATGCCGAGCTGACCAAGGTCACCTTCCCCGGCACCACTGTGGAAGGCCTGCTGATCAACCGTGCCCGACTGCAACAGGTCGACCTGCGCGGTGCGGCGCACCTCAGTGTCGCCGAGGGCCTCGATGCCTTGCGCGGGGCAACCATCACCCCGCTCCAACTGCTCGATCTGGCACCCGAATTCGCCAAGGCGATCGGTCTTACCGTCCGCGACTAA
- a CDS encoding NYN domain-containing protein: MSRKEAMLIVVDAANVVGSRPDGWWRDRAGAARRLLMRLSTLDLTQPAEVVVVLEGAAKAAGSEEFEGVRVVLADGSGDDAIVDVVAAATEKDRITVVTADRGLRERIEALGAESVGPRWLLDRIDP, from the coding sequence ATGAGTAGAAAGGAAGCGATGCTGATCGTCGTCGATGCCGCGAATGTCGTGGGCTCGCGTCCCGATGGCTGGTGGCGCGATCGTGCGGGGGCGGCTCGGCGGCTGCTCATGCGGTTGAGCACGCTGGACCTCACACAACCGGCCGAAGTGGTCGTCGTGCTGGAGGGGGCGGCGAAGGCCGCGGGATCCGAAGAATTCGAAGGCGTGCGCGTGGTGCTGGCGGACGGTTCGGGAGACGACGCGATCGTCGACGTCGTGGCCGCCGCCACCGAGAAGGACAGGATCACCGTCGTAACGGCCGATCGTGGACTCCGCGAGCGAATCGAAGCCCTCGGCGCCGAATCGGTGGGCCCACGCTGGCTGCTGGACCGCATCGACCCGTGA